The genomic stretch CTGTAATGCCCCCCCAGCAATAAGACGCCTCTGCCACCGGCCAGGGCATCCTCAAAATGCTCAAGGCCATGGACTCTCGTGATGCCCGTCAGTTTGGCCGGGTTACGAAACCAGGCAATACCAAGCTCCAGCAAGCCAATCCCATTGGCAATGAAGGCTTTCCGAACCAGAGCCGATTGCTGAGCACTGGTGAGCTCCGGGAAGCACAACCTGATGTTCACTTCCGCGATGTGCCGACGACTTCGGGCAAGGCGAAAGGCCAGCAGGCCTGCCATTTTTCCCAGCCACCACTGAACGCGTATCGGCAGCCGGGACACACACCACATCAGGAAAATGCCCAGCCAGGTAGGCCACCAGCGCGGGTGGCGGTACGCCGAGTAGTCTGTGTTTCGCGGTAATTTGCGATATTTCTTTTTCACGTAATGCAGGTCCTGCGATGTCTTGGTCGATTGATGCTGGCACCGTGGCACTGGCGATCAATCGGAAGCAAATCAATAGGTTTTGCGCTATGATAGCGCACTGTTTTGCCCGGAGTCCTGTGTGCTGCAATTTATCTATTCCCAGCTTATTAGGCTGTTCCTGCCGTTCATCCTCCTGCGTCTCTGGTGGCACGGGCGCCGAGCTCCGGAGCTGAGGCGCAACTGGTACCAGCGCCTGGGCATCGTGCCGCGGGCAAGCGGTACGGTCGTCTGGGTTCATGCTGTCTCGGTAGGTGAAACCATAGCGGCTGCGCCAATGGTGCGGCGTCTGCTGGCCCGCAACCCGGGCATTACTATCCTGATGACGGCCATGACAGACACCGGCCTGTCTCAAGCGCGCAAGATGTTCGGTGATCAAGTCCAGTACGCCTACGCTCCTTACGATACGCCAGGTTCGATTCGTCGCTTCCTCGACCGCGCCAATCCCCGGATTCTGGTTATCATGGAGACCGAAATCTGGCCGAACATGATTCGCCAGTGCCGGGCCCGCCGCGTTCCCGTATTTTTGATCAATGCCCGGCTGTCAGAGCGTTCCGCTCGCGGTTACGAGCGCGTCCGCGGCCTGGCTGCGCCTATCATGCGCAGCATCAGCTGGGTGGCTGCCCAGGCCGAAAAAGACGCCGAGAGGTTTCGCCGGATCGGAGTTGCCCCGGCGAAAGTGGCCGTTACGGGAAGCGTCAAATTTGATGTGGATATTCCGGAGAATGTGAGAGCGGCGGCCGCGGCGCTTCGACAGAAGCTTGCGGGTCGGCCGGTCTGGATTGCCGGCAGCACTCATGGCAGTGAGAATGATGAGTTGCTGACCGCCCATGGCAGGGTTCTGGCAGACCACCCCAAGGCGTTGTTGATTCTGGTTCCGCGACACCCCGACCGCTTTGATCCGGTGGCGGAAAGGGCGCTGAAGGAAGGGCTGGCACTGGCCCGTCGGTCTCGTGGAGAAGACCCGGTCAAGGCCCAGGTATATCTGGGAGATACCATGGGTGAGCTGATGATGCTCTACGGTGCCAGCGACCTGGCGTTCGTTGGCGGCTCGCTGATTGAGCGCGGTGGCCATAATCCCCTGGAACCCGCCGGATGGGGTATTCCGGTGTTTTCAGGCCCGCACATCTTCAATTTTGAAACCATTTACCAACGCCTGCTGGACGATCGGGGCGTTAAGCTGGTTGCCGATTCAGATGATCTGGCCGCGCACGTGTCGTCTCTCTTTAGTGACGATACGGAACGGCAAGCAATTGGTCAGCGAGCGCTGGCAGTTGTTAACAAGAACCGCGGCGCACTCGACAAGGTGGTTGACGGCATTATCGAACGGGTCTGACCCGTCTCCCGAAAAAACAGGGCGAGCCCGCAGACCCGCCCTCGCTGTTACCGGGTCGGGTCGTCCAGGGTCTCTTCTTCGTTGGCCAGTGCCTCAATTCCCGGGGCAGCCGCGCTCAGCCAGTTGTTCAGCTCGATAAGGTCCTGGGGGCTCAGGGTGCCGGCGGCCTGTTTAAGCTGAAGGGAGTTGATCACGTAGTCGTAGCGGGCGTTGGCGTAATCCCGCAGGGCAACGTAATAGGCTCTCTCGGCATCCAGCACTTCCACAATGTTCCGGGTTCCCACCTCATATCCTGCACGGGTCGCGTCGAGTGCGCTGCGGCGGGAGACAATGGTCTGCTCCAGTGCGGATGCGGTTTCAACGTTATTGTTGACGGTCAGAAACAGACTTCTCGTGTTTACACGAACATCCCGGCGAACGGTGTTCAGCGACTGCTCGGCAACGGTTACCAGTGAGCGCTGCTGGCGGACGCCTGCTTGAGTGCCACCGCCAGAGTAGAGGGGTACATTCAGGGTAAGCCCGATGGTTCCTCGAGTCGTGGTGCCGTCTTGCTGGCTTGTGATCGGTGCGTTGGCGCCGTCAATGCCGTTCAGGTCTGTTTTGCCGTAGGAGGCGTTGAGATCCAGTGTCGGATAGTGGCCGGCCTTGGCTTCACGAAGTCCGGCCTCGTTGGCGTTGAGCTCAAACAGAGCAGACTGGATTGACCAGTTCTGCTCCAGGGCGGTTGCTTCCCAGGCAGATGGATCCATCGGATCGGGGCGGCCCAGGGGGAAATTCTGGCGCAAATTGTCCAGTTCTTCGGCGTATTCGCCGGTCAGTCGCGCCAGTTGTTCACGGGCCACGTTCAGCTGGTTTTCGGCGGCAATACGCTGGCTCTTGCTGTCGTCGTAGCTGGCACGCGCCTCATAGACCTCGGTTATGGCAATCAGGCCCACGTCAAACCGTTCCTGAGCCTGCTCATACTGGCGCTGGATAGCGGCCTCGGTTGCCCGGGCGGTGGTGACTGTGTCCCGGGCCCGCAGAACGTTGAAGTACGCGGTTGCAACATCCAGGATCAGTTGCTGCTGGGCGAGGTTGTATTCGGCCCGGGCCGATTCGGTCTGGAACTTGCTGGCGTCATAGCGAAACCAGGCGTCAGCCCGGAACAGTGGCTGGGTTAACTGGACACCGTAATTCAGTTCCTGATAGCTGTTGTCCTGGCTCGGCCCGTCAACATCAATGTAGTTGCCCTCACCAAAGGCACCAATTTGCGGCAATAATGCGCTCTGGCTGACATCGCTGGCCGCCTGTTGAGCTTCAAAACTTGCTCGCGCGGCGGCAATGCCGGAGTCGTAGGACAGTGCTTTCTCATAGGTCTCGACCAGATCCATGGAAAGGGCGGGCTGGGCCGCCATGAGGCCAATAAGTCCTGAAAGCAATCGCTTCTTCATTATGTCTCCTGAATACGGTTACGCATCTTTGCCGGGTAAACGGGGTGCGTGTCGGATTCGCGGGCACGCGTGATCCCCGTTTTCATGGGCAGACGGGTCTGGTTGGCCATTATGGACAATAATTGCCCGCAGCTCTACACTTGCAAATGGCACCCATTCTGGGTGTCACGCATTACAGATTCGCGTCTTGACGGGGTGCTGGTCTGCTTTCCGAATCATGGGAGGTGACCGGCTGAGATTGCATCGCAGAACCCGCGACCTGATCCGGATAATACCGGCGTAGGGATTTAAGACCACAGTGCTGCCTGACCAGTGTTCCCCCCAGAGGGAATCCGTGTCGAAAGCTCCGTCATACGCGACCCGAAATCCAACAATTGTTCCGGGAGCGAATGATGACCAACTTGCCTGATTACCTCAGCGATTCCGCCCAGGTGGATTCCGCCGCGATCAAACCCCTGCCAAGTTCACGTAAAATCTACGTTCAGGGTAGCCGACCCGATCTGCGTGTGCCCATGCGGGAAATCACCGTGCAGGACACACCGACGGAGATGGGCGGTGAAAAGAATCCGCCGGTGGTGGTGTATGATACGTCCGGACCCTACACCGATCCGGAAGCGACCATTGACCTTCGCAAAGGACTCAAGCCTTTAAGGG from Marinobacter adhaerens HP15 encodes the following:
- a CDS encoding TolC family outer membrane protein, which translates into the protein MKKRLLSGLIGLMAAQPALSMDLVETYEKALSYDSGIAAARASFEAQQAASDVSQSALLPQIGAFGEGNYIDVDGPSQDNSYQELNYGVQLTQPLFRADAWFRYDASKFQTESARAEYNLAQQQLILDVATAYFNVLRARDTVTTARATEAAIQRQYEQAQERFDVGLIAITEVYEARASYDDSKSQRIAAENQLNVAREQLARLTGEYAEELDNLRQNFPLGRPDPMDPSAWEATALEQNWSIQSALFELNANEAGLREAKAGHYPTLDLNASYGKTDLNGIDGANAPITSQQDGTTTRGTIGLTLNVPLYSGGGTQAGVRQQRSLVTVAEQSLNTVRRDVRVNTRSLFLTVNNNVETASALEQTIVSRRSALDATRAGYEVGTRNIVEVLDAERAYYVALRDYANARYDYVINSLQLKQAAGTLSPQDLIELNNWLSAAAPGIEALANEEETLDDPTR
- the waaA gene encoding lipid IV(A) 3-deoxy-D-manno-octulosonic acid transferase — encoded protein: MLQFIYSQLIRLFLPFILLRLWWHGRRAPELRRNWYQRLGIVPRASGTVVWVHAVSVGETIAAAPMVRRLLARNPGITILMTAMTDTGLSQARKMFGDQVQYAYAPYDTPGSIRRFLDRANPRILVIMETEIWPNMIRQCRARRVPVFLINARLSERSARGYERVRGLAAPIMRSISWVAAQAEKDAERFRRIGVAPAKVAVTGSVKFDVDIPENVRAAAAALRQKLAGRPVWIAGSTHGSENDELLTAHGRVLADHPKALLILVPRHPDRFDPVAERALKEGLALARRSRGEDPVKAQVYLGDTMGELMMLYGASDLAFVGGSLIERGGHNPLEPAGWGIPVFSGPHIFNFETIYQRLLDDRGVKLVADSDDLAAHVSSLFSDDTERQAIGQRALAVVNKNRGALDKVVDGIIERV